In the genome of Phragmites australis chromosome 9, lpPhrAust1.1, whole genome shotgun sequence, the window gccgagcgcgcggcaaggcgggccgacacggcacggcccggccgagtcgggccggcacgggcacggcccggcccacgggcggcacgggcacggcacggcccggcacggcccggcacggcccggctcaggcacggttggcccaggaggcacggtcgggccgggccggcacggcacgcggcagcccatcacggcacggccggcccatcacggcacggcccaccgtgccggctcggcacgcagcggcccacggcacggccgggccggcacggcacggcatggcccaccgcgggggggcacggcccggccggcacgtggggcacgatgggccggcaggggcacgcgggttaacgggttaaacgggccgggaacggcccgtttaacccgttaacccaatatttttgaattttatagccgttttgtgaccgtttgagctccaaaaaattcgaaaaaaaatacaaaaatcaccatttttcacctataaatagaggagcaccttgcccttccattccacaccagcaacaccattttctctcttgtttcctcctctcattcttgtctcaaagttcgtgagaattagcgataatttggcaaaattagtttgaattgttgcaaaaaaatccgagcaattccaaaatcgtcatcctgctgatttgctatcttgaagttgaagaaatcttggtgatttttttgcatcgttgttgagtcttattttattatttgattatttctaactttgaatatttgcaatttttgtagtgtgattcgacattgatcatggatgccggtgatcatgatacatccatagatcatgatttttttctccaaggactcacaggggactacggcccctttgatactagtgctgcaggtgatgatggacccgacggtgaacctccggttggttcacatccagatccaggtgatgcagcaggagtgccatcgtcaggctctacaagtgcgcacacattagcaagcagcgggtctaaaagatcaagagccggtacttccgaagtttggcaagactttgaaaggatctacaaagaggaagatggggtaagtgtcaggtatgctaagtgttatatttgtaaaaataaattatctgcaaagccctcgggtggaacggggcacttgaagaggcacgccataagttgcaagcgaaagagtggagcagccatgaagcagacggtgttgcagtacaaccccgacggctctgttcatcattgggagtacgactctgccaatgctcgaaaagagctatgtcgcttcattgcaagagcggatctaccactcaatatcggtgagtctgctgcatttgaagattacattaagcaagctcataatcctaggttcacacatgtttctagacagacaactagtagggatatggtaaaatactacaatacgtgtcgtagcaaacttaaagaaatgttgcaaacatgtacattttcagttgctttgacctcggacatatgggcaggtagggctagagaggattatcttagtgtggttgctcattttgttaataatgattgggaattagaaaagagaataataggttttcgcttgattgacaacgcgcataccggtgaaaatattgctgaaaaaatatctcaagtagttgcagactttggcctcacgaataaaatattttctatcactttagataatgccggtgcaaattctagagcaatggatattcttactccgttgtttagtacttatgctgaatctttcttgttacatcaacattgtgcttgtcatattatcaatcttatagtaaaatccgggttgaagaggttatcgcgatacttagaagattttcgtactgcaatat includes:
- the LOC133928627 gene encoding uncharacterized protein LOC133928627 produces the protein MDAGDHDTSIDHDFFLQGLTGDYGPFDTSAAGDDGPDGEPPVGSHPDPGDAAGVPSSGSTSAHTLASSGSKRSRAGTSEVWQDFERIYKEEDGVSVRYAKCYICKNKLSAKPSGGTGHLKRHAISCKRKSGAAMKQTVLQYNPDGSVHHWEYDSANARKELCRFIARADLPLNIGSSSRSSDSSSRSSTGTGIPTSRGELTTFIDSDVISHEQENFNILQWWHEHKTNYPVLSLLARDLLTVPVSTVSSEAAFSLTGRIIEERRTNLSSEMVEILTIVKDWEQAEARMQHTAENTELEESFQNLYLDADENV